From a region of the Gemmatimonadota bacterium genome:
- a CDS encoding Gfo/Idh/MocA family oxidoreductase produces the protein MAERYRAVLIGCGRMGATIDDEVQDRPDRHLWLPYSHAAAAVACERTELVAVSDVVAEKAEAIRQRYEVPVCYTDYREMIEKEKPDIVCIATRPATHSEITVFAAEHGVKGIYCEKPLCCSMAEADAMVVAVEKYGVKFNYGTQRRYIPVYRKMRELADAGELGTVQAVIVQDGVTAALWGLTHGVDMMLLLAGDAEIEYVQGTIVCEDEDWEGNRLNVDPGIASGYVRFANGVHGYTTAGSGSEFEICGSEGKLRTFNNALAYQFRKASGVRYVLEEQAFPEVPCESGTVNGIRDIAEALDTGRETKGPVHLARRSQEMVMGFIESHRLGGVRVSLPMENRELYVGREGW, from the coding sequence ATGGCGGAACGATATAGAGCGGTGTTAATCGGATGCGGCAGGATGGGGGCGACAATTGACGATGAGGTACAGGATCGTCCCGACAGGCATCTGTGGCTCCCGTATTCACATGCAGCAGCGGCTGTGGCGTGTGAGCGGACGGAGCTCGTAGCGGTTTCGGATGTGGTAGCAGAGAAGGCAGAGGCGATTCGCCAGCGGTACGAGGTTCCGGTTTGTTATACGGATTATCGGGAGATGATTGAGAAAGAGAAGCCGGATATTGTGTGTATCGCGACCCGTCCAGCGACCCATTCAGAGATAACGGTTTTTGCGGCCGAACATGGGGTGAAGGGGATTTATTGCGAGAAGCCGTTGTGCTGTTCGATGGCAGAGGCAGACGCTATGGTGGTAGCGGTTGAGAAGTACGGCGTGAAGTTCAATTACGGTACGCAGCGGCGATATATTCCGGTTTATCGGAAGATGCGGGAATTGGCGGATGCCGGGGAATTGGGTACGGTGCAGGCTGTCATTGTGCAGGATGGGGTGACAGCGGCGTTGTGGGGGTTAACCCATGGGGTGGATATGATGTTGTTATTAGCCGGAGATGCCGAGATTGAGTACGTGCAGGGAACCATTGTGTGTGAGGATGAGGATTGGGAGGGCAACCGCCTGAATGTGGATCCGGGCATAGCCAGCGGGTACGTTCGGTTTGCCAATGGGGTTCACGGATATACAACGGCGGGCAGCGGCTCAGAGTTTGAGATTTGTGGCTCGGAGGGAAAGTTGAGAACGTTTAATAATGCGCTTGCCTATCAGTTTCGAAAGGCAAGCGGTGTTCGGTATGTGCTGGAGGAGCAGGCATTTCCAGAGGTTCCGTGCGAGAGCGGTACGGTGAATGGGATTCGGGATATCGCGGAGGCGCTGGATACAGGGCGGGAGACAAAGGGGCCGGTTCATCTGGCGCGACGGAGCCAGGAGATGGTGATGGGGTTTATTGAGTCGCACCGGTTGGGCGGCGTGCGGGTAAGTTTGCCGATGGAGAACCGAGAACTGTACGTGGGGCGGGAGGGTTGGTGA
- a CDS encoding aminotransferase class IV: protein MPQRLVYFNGNFMPEREARISIFDSALMFGDMVFEMTRSFKQKPYCLRNHLKRLYASMKYAEIDCGLSIDQMEDATHKTIKKNLPALENLDFQIMHNVTRGALGFYDTLVTEGASPIVTINVIPLVRHIGGSAHYYEQGTHFVITPQQSVPARYIDPKAKNRSRIYYQIANLQAQRMEKGANALLTDERGFITEGTGTNFFIARNGEIHTPKPHDILRGVSRQVCMDLAARLNIPVYETDIEPYDVREADEAWYTSTTICMVPITRFNFQPVGTGKPGPLYQQLLAAWSKEVGVDIPAQALDYAERAKTWTP, encoded by the coding sequence ATGCCCCAGCGCCTCGTCTATTTCAACGGAAACTTCATGCCCGAACGCGAAGCCCGTATCTCCATCTTCGACTCCGCCCTGATGTTTGGAGACATGGTATTTGAAATGACCCGCTCCTTCAAGCAAAAACCCTACTGCCTTCGCAACCACCTGAAACGCCTGTACGCCTCCATGAAATACGCCGAAATCGACTGCGGCCTCAGCATCGACCAGATGGAAGACGCCACGCACAAAACCATAAAAAAAAATCTGCCCGCCCTGGAAAATCTGGACTTTCAGATCATGCACAACGTCACCCGGGGTGCCCTGGGCTTTTACGACACCCTCGTCACAGAAGGTGCCAGTCCCATCGTCACCATCAACGTCATCCCGCTCGTGCGCCACATTGGAGGCAGTGCCCACTATTACGAACAGGGCACTCACTTCGTCATCACGCCCCAGCAATCCGTACCCGCCCGGTACATCGACCCCAAAGCCAAAAACCGCAGCCGCATCTACTACCAGATTGCCAACCTCCAGGCTCAACGCATGGAAAAAGGTGCCAACGCCCTCCTCACCGACGAACGCGGCTTTATCACAGAAGGCACTGGCACCAATTTCTTCATCGCCCGCAATGGCGAAATCCACACACCCAAACCACACGACATCCTGCGCGGCGTCTCCCGGCAGGTCTGCATGGACCTCGCCGCAAGACTGAACATCCCCGTCTATGAGACCGACATCGAACCCTACGATGTGCGAGAAGCCGACGAAGCCTGGTACACATCAACCACCATCTGTATGGTACCCATCACCCGCTTCAACTTCCAACCCGTCGGCACCGGCAAACCCGGCCCCCTCTATCAACAGCTTCTCGCAGCTTGGTCCAAAGAAGTCGGCGTAGATATTCCCGCCCAAGCCCTCGACTACGCCGAACGCGCCAAAACCTGGACCCCCTGA